A genomic segment from Spinacia oleracea cultivar Varoflay chromosome 3, BTI_SOV_V1, whole genome shotgun sequence encodes:
- the LOC110798403 gene encoding uncharacterized protein, protein MDRKWMHAKRYSDEYELGVEDFISFAIQHAEDDDNILCSCVECNNMVRLGVSNLRDHLITNGINQLYKCWLNHGEILGDSFSNMDSGRVFDTWMEGETHEEFMYDDDGVEELINVLEENIQYCPEMLENLSSDAKKPLYPGSSKFSRLSGVLELLNVKARNGVTDKCFTEFLKTFHAILSDENLLSSRTYDAKKMLSSIGLSYERIHACPNDCILYRKEHALLESCPECNAPRYKKNKVPAKVMWYFPIIPRFRRLFSILEEAKNLTWHTDGREKDGMLRHPADSPQWVKIDKDFPDFGVEPRNLRLALATDGMNPYDNQRSTHSTWPVILMIYNLPLALCMKRKYMMLSMLISGPKQPGHDIDVYLGPLIEDLKLLWESGVEVYDAHPKENFNLKAMLFGTINDFPAYGNLSGYSVKGYKACPICDENTFSFRIPNFNKVVYLGNRKGLPVKHRYRKWRNAFNGKSEEGKFPIPLTGEQVFQKVQGLNVKHGKVNANQLPSKGYKKESVLFSLPYWKNLYVRHFLDVIHIEKNICESLIGTLLNARQE, encoded by the coding sequence ATGGATCGAAAGTGGATGCATGCAAAGCGTTACAGTGATGAATATGAGCTAGGAGTAGaggattttatttcatttgCAATTCAACATGCCGAGGATGATGATAATATTTTGTGTTCATGTGTTGAATGCAATAATATGGTTCGACTTGGAGTTAGTAATCTAAGAGATCATCTTATTACTAATGGTATTAATCAATTGTATAAGTGTTGGTTAAACCACGGTGAGATTTTAGGGGATTCTTTTTCAAACATGGATAGTGGTAGGGTATTTGATACTTGGATGGAAGGCGAGACACACGAAGAATTTATGTATGATGATGATGGGGTAGAAGAACTGATAAATGTTCTAGAGGAGAACATTCAATATTGTCCAGAAATGTTAGAGAACTTGTCTAGTGATGCAAAGAAGCCATTGTATCCTGGATCTTCTAAATTCAGTAGATTATCTGGTGTGCTAGAACTTCTTAACGTTAAGGCGAGGAATGGTGTGACTGATAAATGCTTTACAGAGTTTCTAAAAACATTCCATGCTATTCTTTCGGATGAAAACTTGCTTTCTTCTCGTACTTATGATGCTAAAAAGATGTTAAGCTCCATTGGCTTGAGTTATGAGAGAATTCACGCTTGTCCAAATGATTGCATCTTGTATCGAAAAGAACATGCCTTATTAGAGAGTTGCCCTGAGTGTAATGCTCCGAGATATAAGAAAAATAAGGTTCCTGCCAAAGTCATGTGGTATTTTCCAATAATACCAAGATTTAGACGTCTTTTTAGTATTCTAGAAGAGGCTAAGAATTTGACGTGGCATACGGATGGAAGAGAGAAAGATGGTATGTTAAGACAccctgctgattctccacaatgggTCAAGATTGACAAAGACTTCCCTGATTTCGGAGTTGAACCAAGGAATTTGCGGCTTGCCCTTGCAACTGATGGCATGAACCCTTATGATAATCAACGTAGCACTCATAGCACATGGCCGGTAATTTTAATGATATACAATCTTCCTCTAGCCTTATGTATGAAGCGGAAGTATATGATGTTATCTATGTTGATTTCGGGTCCAAAACAACCAGGCCATGATATTGATGTTTATTTGGGACCATTAATTGAAGATTTAAAGTTGTTGTGGGAGTCTGGCGTTGAGGTGTATGATGCTCACCCTAAagaaaatttcaatttaaaGGCCATGCTTTTTGGCACTATTAATGACTTTCCGGCATATGGTAACCTGTCGGGATATAGTGTCAAAGGTTATAaagcatgccctatatgtgaTGAGAACACATTCTCGTTTAGAATACCTAACTTTAACAAGGTTGTATACTTGGGAAATCGAAAGGGGCTCCCTGTGAAGCATCGCTATCGAAAGTGGAGAAACGCTTTTAATGGTAAATCCGAAGAAGGTAAATTTCCTATTCCTTTAACAGGGGAACaagtttttcagaaagtgcaaGGGTTAAATGTGAAACACGGAAAAGTAAATGCCAACCAACTCCCTAGTAAAGGCTATAAGAAGGAGTCGGTTTTGTTTAGCCTTCCATATTGGAAGAACTTGTATGTTAGACACTTTCTTGATGTGATTCATATTGAGAAGAACATCTGTGAAAGTCTTATTGGCACACTCCTTAATGCACGGCAAGAGTAA